In a single window of the Orcinus orca chromosome 9, mOrcOrc1.1, whole genome shotgun sequence genome:
- the CCT8L2 gene encoding LOW QUALITY PROTEIN: T-complex protein 1 subunit theta-like 2 (The sequence of the model RefSeq protein was modified relative to this genomic sequence to represent the inferred CDS: inserted 2 bases in 2 codons; deleted 1 base in 1 codon; substituted 2 bases at 2 genomic stop codons), with protein MHVGGGKEMECNFVLLQFQGYFRYYSVVLKMIRKGFIKLSDKKNDGILRDKVLRDIMNQPLEGLQRSPPGAPRCCSSACLRPGGPPRAIDGRAPSAPELPERLVTAAAEEKHPLSSLVAAHTLARVLRPCYGPQARQXLLVTAKRETVVTGYSTAILRVLELEHPAARLLRMAAQSGDGVAFVVALAQALLAQAESLLREAXAAAAAETLALLPSLAIRALGPLEDPFGALHSVTNTHRLWLTDCLTKMVAHACWATRELDGGFQPERVRVCALPGARLEGSCLLPGLALPGKPCGQVAMVMSGTRVALMACAFGPXSPIAPATSRLSSPDDLTKFRKGSEGLIEKQVAQLAAASINVVVVWGKIDEETLTHNDRCGLMVIQVKSRREMVYLSEVFGTPVMPYLLPPLAPRKCQRVYGQELGEGLAVVIEWETPGTPALTMVLREATAEGLRGAEXAAYQGIDACFQLRQDHRLLPGAGATEMALAKMLSEKGTKLEGPSGPTFLAFAQALQSLPETLAEKAGLAVSDVMAEMNGAHQAGNFLIGVEVEGIINVAQEEVWDTLIAKAQGLRAVPDVVLQLLTGYDIVVAKKSPTPHQDLKPEPKKAKYRPYPVKKRSPWNK; from the exons ACCGCTCGAGGGGCTTCAAAGATCTCCTCCCGGGGCGCCTCGCTGCTGTTCCAGCGCCTGTCTGCGGCCGGGTGGGCCCCCGCGGGCGATTGACGGCAGAGCCCCTTCGGCGCCTGAGCTGCCCGAACGGCTGGTGACGGCGGCGGCCGAGGAGAAGCACCCGCTGAGCAGCTTGGTCGCGGCGCACACCTTGGCCAGAGTCCTGCGGCCCTGCTACGGCCCCCAGGCGCGGC AGCTCCTGGTCACCGCCAAACGAGAAACCGTGGTCACTGGGTACAGCACGGCCATCCTCCGGGTGCTGGAGCTGGAGCACCCCGCCGCCCGGCTGCTGCGGATGGCGGCGCAGAGCGGCGACGGCGTGGCCTTCGTGGTGGCCCTGGCTCAGGCCCTGCTGGCACAGGCCGAGAGCCTGCTGCGGGAGGCCTAGGCCGCGGCGGCCGCCGAGACGCTGGCCCTGCTGCCGTCCCTGGCCATCCGGGCGCTGGGGCCTCTGGAGGACCCGTTCGGGGCCCTGCACTCGGTGACGAACACGCACAGGCTGTGGCTGACTGACTGCTTGACCAAGATGGTGGCGCATGCGTGCTGGGCCACCCGGGAGCTGGACGGCGGCTTCCAGCCGGAGCGCGTGCGCGTATGCGCGCTG CCCGGGGCGCGGCTGGAGGGCTCGTGCCTGCTCCCCGGCCTGGCCCTGCCCGGCAAGCCCTGCGGCCAGGTGGCCATGGTGATGAGCGGCACCAGGGTGGCTCTGATGGCCTGCGCCTTCGGCC CCAGCCCTATTGCCCCGGCCACGTCTCGTCTCTCTAGTCCTGACGACCTGACCAAGTTCAGGAAGGGCAGCGAGGGGCTGATAGAAAAGCAGGTGGCCCAGCTGGCAGCCGCGTCTATTAACGTGGTGGTGGTTTGGGGGAAAATTGACGAGGAGACCCTAACGCATAATGACAGGTGCGGCCTCATGGTGATTCAGGTGAAGTCCCGGCGGGAGATGGTGTACCTGAGCGAGGTGTTTGGCACACCTGTGATGCCTTATCTGCTTCCTCCACTGGCGCCAAGGAAGTGTCAGAGGGTGTACGGGCAGGAGCTGGGAGAAGGTTTGGCTGTGGTAATTGAGTGGGAAACTCCAGGCACCCCTGCCCTCACCATGGTGCTCAGGGAGGCCACCGCTGAGGGGCTACGGGGTGCAGAGTAGGCTGCCTACCAGGGCATTGATGCCTGTTTCCAGTTGCGCCAGGATCACAGACTGCTTCCAGGAGCTGGGGCCACAGAGATGGCTCTGGCGAAAATGCTCTCAGAGAAAGGAACCAAACTGGAAGGGCCTAGTGGTCCCACCTTCCTGGCATTTGCCCAGGCCCTGCAGTCTCTTCCTGAAACCCTGGCAGAGAAGGCAGGCTTAGCCGTCTCAGACGTGATGGCAGAAATGAACGGAGCTCACCAAGCTGGGAACTTCCTGATAGGAGTGGAGGTCGAAGGGATAATAAATGTGGCCCAGGAAGAGGTGTGGGACACCCTAATAGCCAAAGCCCAAGGACTTCGAGCCGTGCCTGACGTGGTACTACAGCTCCTGACTGGCTATGACATTGTAGTAGCCAAGAAAAGTCCCACACCTCACCAGGACCTGAAACCTGAACCTAAGAAGGCAAAGTATCGCCCATACCCCGTGAAAAAAAGGAGTCCTTGGAACAAATAA